From Achromobacter spanius, a single genomic window includes:
- a CDS encoding sigma-70 family RNA polymerase sigma factor has protein sequence MARGPSTAVASDAPSSQIESLYAHHHGWLHGWLRRRLGNSCDAADLAHDAFVRLIQKPRRFDSAPEARAYLRAMANGMCVDLWRRRQIEQMWLEELAARPEALAPSAEHQVIVIQALLEIDGMLRSMPVKAANAFVMAVACEMSDKEVAQELGVSTRMVRKYVAQAMLHCLMLEARSVVADSPT, from the coding sequence ATGGCTCGAGGTCCTTCTACCGCCGTGGCCAGCGACGCGCCGTCCTCACAAATCGAATCCCTTTACGCCCACCATCACGGATGGCTTCATGGGTGGCTGCGCCGTCGCCTGGGCAATTCGTGTGACGCGGCCGACCTGGCGCACGACGCTTTCGTGCGCCTCATTCAGAAGCCGCGCCGCTTCGACAGCGCGCCTGAAGCTCGGGCCTATCTGCGCGCCATGGCCAACGGCATGTGCGTGGACCTGTGGCGGCGCCGTCAGATCGAGCAGATGTGGCTGGAAGAGCTGGCCGCGCGGCCCGAGGCCCTGGCCCCGTCTGCCGAGCATCAGGTCATCGTCATCCAGGCTCTGCTGGAAATCGACGGCATGCTGCGCAGCATGCCGGTCAAAGCCGCCAACGCATTCGTCATGGCGGTCGCCTGCGAGATGTCCGACAAGGAAGTGGCGCAGGAGCTTGGCGTGTCCACCCGGATGGTCCGCAAGTACGTCGCCCAGGCCATGCTGCACTGCCTGATGCTGGAAGCGCGATCCGTGGTTGCGGACTCGCCAACATGA